In a genomic window of Macaca nemestrina isolate mMacNem1 chromosome 18, mMacNem.hap1, whole genome shotgun sequence:
- the LOC105491440 gene encoding heat shock factor protein 4 isoform X4: MQEAPAALPTEPGPSPVPAFLGKLWALVGDPGTDHLIRWSPSGTSFLVSDQSRFAKEVLPQYFKHSNMASFVRQLNMYGFRKVVSIEQGGLLRPERDHVEFQHPSFVRGREQLLERVRRKVPALRGDDGRWRPEDLGRLLGEVQALRGVQESTEARLRELRQQNEILWREVVTLRQSHGQQHRAIGKLIQCLFGPLQAGPSNAGGKRKLSLMLDEGSSCPTPAKFNTCPLPGALLQDPYFIQSPLPETTLGLSPHRARGPIISDIPEDSPSPEGIRLSPSSDGRREKGLALLKEEPASPGGDGEAGLALAPNECDFCVTAPPPLPVAVVQAILEGKGSFSPEGPRNAQQPEPEDPREIPDRGPLGLESGDRSPESLLPPMLLQPPQESVESAGALDVLGPSLQGREWTLMDLDMELSLGRTPRSGPHSCWMSRQPWEAQPWACLGL; encoded by the exons ATGCAGGAAGCGCCAGCAGCGCTGCCCACGGAGCCAGGCCCCAGCCCCGTGCCTGCCTTCCTCGGCAAGCTATGGGCGCTGGTGGGGGACCCAGGCACAGACCACCTGATCCGCTGGAGCCCG AGCGGGACCAGTTTCCTCGTAAGCGACCAGAGCCGCTTCGCCAAGGAAGTGCTGCCCCAGTATTTCAAGCATAGCAACATGGCGAGCTTCGTGCGCCAACTCAACATGT ACGGTTTTCGGAAGGTGGTGAGCATCGAGCAGGGCGGCCTGCTTAGGCCGGAGCGCGACCACGTCGAGTTCCAGCACCCGAGCTTCGTGCGCGGCCGCGAGCAGCTACTGGAGCGCGTGCGGCGCAAG GTGCCTGCGCTGCGCGGCGACGACGGCCGCTGGCGCCCTGAGGACCTGGGTCGACTACTGGGCGAGGTGCAGGCTTTGCGGGGAGTGCAGGAGAGCACCGAGGCGCGGCTGCGGGAGCTCAGGCA GCAGAACGAGATCTTGTGGAGGGAGGTGGTGACACTTCGGCAGAGCCACGGTCAGCAGCACCGGGCCATTGGCAAG cTGATCCAGTGTCTCTTTGGGCCACTTCAGGCGGGGCCGAGCAATGCAGGAGGCAAAAGAAAGCT GTCCCTGATGCTGGATGAGGGGAGCTCATGCCCAACACCTGCCAAGTTCAACACCTGCCCTCTACCTGGTGCCCTTCTGCAGGACCCCTACTTCATCCAGTCG CCCCTCCCAGAGACGACTTTGGGCCTCAGCCCTCACAGGGCCAGGGGCCCCATCATCTCTGACATCCCAGAAGACTCTCCATCCCCTGAGGGGATCAGGCTTTCTCCCTCCAGTGATGGCAGGAG GGAGAAGGGCCTGGCACTGCTCAAAGAAGAGCCGGCCAGTCCAGGGGGGGATGGCGAGGCCGGGCTGGCCCTGGCCCCAAACGAGTGTGACTTCTGCGTGACAGCCCCCCCACCGCTGCCTGTGGCTGTGGTGCAGGCCATCCTGGAAGGGAAAGGGAGCTTCAGCCCCGAGGGGCCCAGGAATGCCCAACAGCCTGAACCAGAGGATCCCAGGGAGATACCTGACAG GGGGCCTCTGGGCCTGGAGAGCGGGGACAGGAGCCCAGAGAGTCTGCTGCCTCCGATGCTGCTTCAGCCCCCTCAAGAAAGTGTGGAGTCTGCAGGGGCTCTAGAT GTGCTGGGCCCCAGTCTCCAAGGGCGAGAATGGACCCTGATGGACTTGGACATGGAGCTGTCCTTG GGAAGGACCCCACGCTCGGGGCCCCACTCCTGCTGGATGTCCAGGCAGCCTTGGGAGGCCCAGCCCTGGGCCTGCCTGGGGCTTTAA
- the LOC105491440 gene encoding heat shock factor protein 4 isoform X3 — protein MQEAPAALPTEPGPSPVPAFLGKLWALVGDPGTDHLIRWSPSGTSFLVSDQSRFAKEVLPQYFKHSNMASFVRQLNMYGFRKVVSIEQGGLLRPERDHVEFQHPSFVRGREQLLERVRRKVPALRGDDGRWRPEDLGRLLGEVQALRGVQESTEARLRELRQQNEILWREVVTLRQSHGQQHRAIGKLIQCLFGPLQAGPSNAGGKRKLSLMLDEGSSCPTPAKFNTCPLPGALLQDPYFIQSPSTYSPSQRRLWASALTGPGAPSSLTSQKTLHPLRGSGFLPPVMAGAPPPLPVAVVQAILEGKGSFSPEGPRNAQQPEPEDPREIPDRGPLGLESGDRSPESLLPPMLLQPPQESVESAGALDVLGPSLQGREWTLMDLDMELSLMQPLVPEPGEPELAVKGLNSPSPGKDPTLGAPLLLDVQAALGGPALGLPGALTIYSTPESRTASYLGSEASPSP, from the exons ATGCAGGAAGCGCCAGCAGCGCTGCCCACGGAGCCAGGCCCCAGCCCCGTGCCTGCCTTCCTCGGCAAGCTATGGGCGCTGGTGGGGGACCCAGGCACAGACCACCTGATCCGCTGGAGCCCG AGCGGGACCAGTTTCCTCGTAAGCGACCAGAGCCGCTTCGCCAAGGAAGTGCTGCCCCAGTATTTCAAGCATAGCAACATGGCGAGCTTCGTGCGCCAACTCAACATGT ACGGTTTTCGGAAGGTGGTGAGCATCGAGCAGGGCGGCCTGCTTAGGCCGGAGCGCGACCACGTCGAGTTCCAGCACCCGAGCTTCGTGCGCGGCCGCGAGCAGCTACTGGAGCGCGTGCGGCGCAAG GTGCCTGCGCTGCGCGGCGACGACGGCCGCTGGCGCCCTGAGGACCTGGGTCGACTACTGGGCGAGGTGCAGGCTTTGCGGGGAGTGCAGGAGAGCACCGAGGCGCGGCTGCGGGAGCTCAGGCA GCAGAACGAGATCTTGTGGAGGGAGGTGGTGACACTTCGGCAGAGCCACGGTCAGCAGCACCGGGCCATTGGCAAG cTGATCCAGTGTCTCTTTGGGCCACTTCAGGCGGGGCCGAGCAATGCAGGAGGCAAAAGAAAGCT GTCCCTGATGCTGGATGAGGGGAGCTCATGCCCAACACCTGCCAAGTTCAACACCTGCCCTCTACCTGGTGCCCTTCTGCAGGACCCCTACTTCATCCAGTCG CCTTCTACTTACAGCCCCTCCCAGAGACGACTTTGGGCCTCAGCCCTCACAGGGCCAGGGGCCCCATCATCTCTGACATCCCAGAAGACTCTCCATCCCCTGAGGGGATCAGGCTTTCTCCCTCCAGTGATGGCAGGAG CCCCCCCACCGCTGCCTGTGGCTGTGGTGCAGGCCATCCTGGAAGGGAAAGGGAGCTTCAGCCCCGAGGGGCCCAGGAATGCCCAACAGCCTGAACCAGAGGATCCCAGGGAGATACCTGACAG GGGGCCTCTGGGCCTGGAGAGCGGGGACAGGAGCCCAGAGAGTCTGCTGCCTCCGATGCTGCTTCAGCCCCCTCAAGAAAGTGTGGAGTCTGCAGGGGCTCTAGAT GTGCTGGGCCCCAGTCTCCAAGGGCGAGAATGGACCCTGATGGACTTGGACATGGAGCTGTCCTTG ATGCAGCCCTTGGTTCCAGAGCCGGGTGAGCCTGAGCTGGCGGTCAAGGGGCTAAATTCTCCAAGCCCAG GGAAGGACCCCACGCTCGGGGCCCCACTCCTGCTGGATGTCCAGGCAGCCTTGGGAGGCCCAGCCCTGGGCCTGCCTGGGGCTTTAACCATTTACAGCACTCCTGAGAGCCGGACCGCCTCCTACTTGGGCTCTGAAGCCAGTCCCTCCCCCTGA
- the LOC105491440 gene encoding heat shock factor protein 4 isoform X1 → MQEAPAALPTEPGPSPVPAFLGKLWALVGDPGTDHLIRWSPSGTSFLVSDQSRFAKEVLPQYFKHSNMASFVRQLNMYGFRKVVSIEQGGLLRPERDHVEFQHPSFVRGREQLLERVRRKVPALRGDDGRWRPEDLGRLLGEVQALRGVQESTEARLRELRQQNEILWREVVTLRQSHGQQHRAIGKLIQCLFGPLQAGPSNAGGKRKLSLMLDEGSSCPTPAKFNTCPLPGALLQDPYFIQSPLPETTLGLSPHRARGPIISDIPEDSPSPEGIRLSPSSDGRREKGLALLKEEPASPGGDGEAGLALAPNECDFCVTAPPPLPVAVVQAILEGKGSFSPEGPRNAQQPEPEDPREIPDRGPLGLESGDRSPESLLPPMLLQPPQESVESAGALDVLGPSLQGREWTLMDLDMELSLMQPLVPEPGEPELAVKGLNSPSPGKDPTLGAPLLLDVQAALGGPALGLPGALTIYSTPESRTASYLGSEASPSP, encoded by the exons ATGCAGGAAGCGCCAGCAGCGCTGCCCACGGAGCCAGGCCCCAGCCCCGTGCCTGCCTTCCTCGGCAAGCTATGGGCGCTGGTGGGGGACCCAGGCACAGACCACCTGATCCGCTGGAGCCCG AGCGGGACCAGTTTCCTCGTAAGCGACCAGAGCCGCTTCGCCAAGGAAGTGCTGCCCCAGTATTTCAAGCATAGCAACATGGCGAGCTTCGTGCGCCAACTCAACATGT ACGGTTTTCGGAAGGTGGTGAGCATCGAGCAGGGCGGCCTGCTTAGGCCGGAGCGCGACCACGTCGAGTTCCAGCACCCGAGCTTCGTGCGCGGCCGCGAGCAGCTACTGGAGCGCGTGCGGCGCAAG GTGCCTGCGCTGCGCGGCGACGACGGCCGCTGGCGCCCTGAGGACCTGGGTCGACTACTGGGCGAGGTGCAGGCTTTGCGGGGAGTGCAGGAGAGCACCGAGGCGCGGCTGCGGGAGCTCAGGCA GCAGAACGAGATCTTGTGGAGGGAGGTGGTGACACTTCGGCAGAGCCACGGTCAGCAGCACCGGGCCATTGGCAAG cTGATCCAGTGTCTCTTTGGGCCACTTCAGGCGGGGCCGAGCAATGCAGGAGGCAAAAGAAAGCT GTCCCTGATGCTGGATGAGGGGAGCTCATGCCCAACACCTGCCAAGTTCAACACCTGCCCTCTACCTGGTGCCCTTCTGCAGGACCCCTACTTCATCCAGTCG CCCCTCCCAGAGACGACTTTGGGCCTCAGCCCTCACAGGGCCAGGGGCCCCATCATCTCTGACATCCCAGAAGACTCTCCATCCCCTGAGGGGATCAGGCTTTCTCCCTCCAGTGATGGCAGGAG GGAGAAGGGCCTGGCACTGCTCAAAGAAGAGCCGGCCAGTCCAGGGGGGGATGGCGAGGCCGGGCTGGCCCTGGCCCCAAACGAGTGTGACTTCTGCGTGACAGCCCCCCCACCGCTGCCTGTGGCTGTGGTGCAGGCCATCCTGGAAGGGAAAGGGAGCTTCAGCCCCGAGGGGCCCAGGAATGCCCAACAGCCTGAACCAGAGGATCCCAGGGAGATACCTGACAG GGGGCCTCTGGGCCTGGAGAGCGGGGACAGGAGCCCAGAGAGTCTGCTGCCTCCGATGCTGCTTCAGCCCCCTCAAGAAAGTGTGGAGTCTGCAGGGGCTCTAGAT GTGCTGGGCCCCAGTCTCCAAGGGCGAGAATGGACCCTGATGGACTTGGACATGGAGCTGTCCTTG ATGCAGCCCTTGGTTCCAGAGCCGGGTGAGCCTGAGCTGGCGGTCAAGGGGCTAAATTCTCCAAGCCCAG GGAAGGACCCCACGCTCGGGGCCCCACTCCTGCTGGATGTCCAGGCAGCCTTGGGAGGCCCAGCCCTGGGCCTGCCTGGGGCTTTAACCATTTACAGCACTCCTGAGAGCCGGACCGCCTCCTACTTGGGCTCTGAAGCCAGTCCCTCCCCCTGA
- the LOC105491440 gene encoding heat shock factor protein 4 isoform X2 has product MQEAPAALPTEPGPSPVPAFLGKLWALVGDPGTDHLIRWSPSGTSFLVSDQSRFAKEVLPQYFKHSNMASFVRQLNMYGFRKVVSIEQGGLLRPERDHVEFQHPSFVRGREQLLERVRRKVPALRGDDGRWRPEDLGRLLGEVQALRGVQESTEARLRELRQQNEILWREVVTLRQSHGQQHRAIGKLIQCLFGPLQAGPSNAGGKRKLSLMLDEGSSCPTPAKFNTCPLPGALLQDPYFIQSPLPETTLGLSPHRARGPIISDIPEDSPSPEGIRLSPSSDGRREKGLALLKEEPASPGGDGEAGLALAPNECDFCVTAPPPLPVAVVQAILEGKGSFSPEGPRNAQQPEPEDPREIPDRGPLGLESGDRSPESLLPPMLLQPPQESVESAGALDVLGPSLQGREWTLMDLDMELSLMQPLVPEPGEPELAVKGLNSPSPALLRAGPPPTWALKPVPPPETPRL; this is encoded by the exons ATGCAGGAAGCGCCAGCAGCGCTGCCCACGGAGCCAGGCCCCAGCCCCGTGCCTGCCTTCCTCGGCAAGCTATGGGCGCTGGTGGGGGACCCAGGCACAGACCACCTGATCCGCTGGAGCCCG AGCGGGACCAGTTTCCTCGTAAGCGACCAGAGCCGCTTCGCCAAGGAAGTGCTGCCCCAGTATTTCAAGCATAGCAACATGGCGAGCTTCGTGCGCCAACTCAACATGT ACGGTTTTCGGAAGGTGGTGAGCATCGAGCAGGGCGGCCTGCTTAGGCCGGAGCGCGACCACGTCGAGTTCCAGCACCCGAGCTTCGTGCGCGGCCGCGAGCAGCTACTGGAGCGCGTGCGGCGCAAG GTGCCTGCGCTGCGCGGCGACGACGGCCGCTGGCGCCCTGAGGACCTGGGTCGACTACTGGGCGAGGTGCAGGCTTTGCGGGGAGTGCAGGAGAGCACCGAGGCGCGGCTGCGGGAGCTCAGGCA GCAGAACGAGATCTTGTGGAGGGAGGTGGTGACACTTCGGCAGAGCCACGGTCAGCAGCACCGGGCCATTGGCAAG cTGATCCAGTGTCTCTTTGGGCCACTTCAGGCGGGGCCGAGCAATGCAGGAGGCAAAAGAAAGCT GTCCCTGATGCTGGATGAGGGGAGCTCATGCCCAACACCTGCCAAGTTCAACACCTGCCCTCTACCTGGTGCCCTTCTGCAGGACCCCTACTTCATCCAGTCG CCCCTCCCAGAGACGACTTTGGGCCTCAGCCCTCACAGGGCCAGGGGCCCCATCATCTCTGACATCCCAGAAGACTCTCCATCCCCTGAGGGGATCAGGCTTTCTCCCTCCAGTGATGGCAGGAG GGAGAAGGGCCTGGCACTGCTCAAAGAAGAGCCGGCCAGTCCAGGGGGGGATGGCGAGGCCGGGCTGGCCCTGGCCCCAAACGAGTGTGACTTCTGCGTGACAGCCCCCCCACCGCTGCCTGTGGCTGTGGTGCAGGCCATCCTGGAAGGGAAAGGGAGCTTCAGCCCCGAGGGGCCCAGGAATGCCCAACAGCCTGAACCAGAGGATCCCAGGGAGATACCTGACAG GGGGCCTCTGGGCCTGGAGAGCGGGGACAGGAGCCCAGAGAGTCTGCTGCCTCCGATGCTGCTTCAGCCCCCTCAAGAAAGTGTGGAGTCTGCAGGGGCTCTAGAT GTGCTGGGCCCCAGTCTCCAAGGGCGAGAATGGACCCTGATGGACTTGGACATGGAGCTGTCCTTG ATGCAGCCCTTGGTTCCAGAGCCGGGTGAGCCTGAGCTGGCGGTCAAGGGGCTAAATTCTCCAAGCCCAG CACTCCTGAGAGCCGGACCGCCTCCTACTTGGGCTCTGAAGCCAGTCCCTCCCCCTGAGACCCCGCGCCTCTGA